One window of Cellulomonas shaoxiangyii genomic DNA carries:
- a CDS encoding FtsX-like permease family protein, translating into MGWRGRVLTRRLRDQSAVVATVLLVTLVATTLLGTFALLLLGSAEDALEEALSRADRDDVTVEAALRVNKKDAAPVVDAAREALHAVTGALETHDETWLGGSLWRLPGASASGSPPLAYPAASPRQHDSARLVEGSWPDRARDDAGRLLVAVPSVAARAYGWTVGTVVPVRATTGATADEWLVTGMHELTGRPGTWSRDRLLGGSHDPLFPVPGSGGRLVTDAWGPMLVDPAALAGADRVETANVVVEPVLAGAPDGAVADMRAAVDDAQVALSGSLRGTGAYGSVRTTVDRTVDGAWRELTVTRVGVVVVGLLLTVLATTVMLLAARLLGERRSAEGELLASRGSAPHQLRSLAVLEALALAVVCAAAAPWLARGVWSWLVASGPLAPAGFTVPVGVPPAVVLTCAVVAGTLAVALVVPQWHVAGSSAPSAHAGMVRTGADLALVALGGVTLWQLLDYGTPMTAGPAGPRLDPLLATGPALVALAASVLALRLVQPVAAGADALARRSRSLVAPLAAWQVARRPAAASGTTLVLVLAVACAVFAQSFLQTWRLSQLEQVDLATGTDVRVDELGGNRADGSRTVQQVLAAHPGASAQPVVDRSASAGKVAGADASATTRGVHLLAVDTTRPQALRGRTDTSWRAATSALAPDDRTAHVALPGDPQWLVLDVAVTLTPHVPSRGSLSVVVADVHGVRTWLDAQLPYIDPGTTQPFAIEIPPSAGPLVVDDVVGRFALLEPPPDDTGAGPPTDQVVLDLTRVRVVDRSVGAGAAAALDAPATAVPLADAAWDGHALSGGLERQVTGEGAGDALRLVGEFDFETMVNASAHLVATTWRVQGSAPATISAALAEANDLRPRDRLALTVGNVSVSLWVDTIVPYLPGAPRGPSVLVDREALTRLLLATGSDQDLVDGWWLAAAPGDDGVALGAALHETGLGEVTVRTAEQDVATGGPLRVGVPVALRLVGLAAAALLVVGLGTSATVAVRSRRLELARLQALGAPRGALVGGLVAEHALLVALGTAAGLVIGYGLAAVIAPLLTVSADGRSPVPAPALVWSWLGQLGAAGALAAAACLTVAVVAVLLVRRASGALLRLGDDR; encoded by the coding sequence GTGGGCTGGCGAGGGCGCGTGCTGACGCGGCGGCTGCGGGACCAGTCCGCGGTCGTGGCCACGGTCCTGCTCGTGACGCTGGTGGCCACGACGCTGCTCGGCACCTTCGCGCTCCTGCTGCTGGGCAGCGCCGAGGACGCCCTCGAGGAGGCGCTCAGCCGCGCCGACCGCGACGACGTGACCGTCGAGGCCGCGCTGCGCGTGAACAAGAAGGACGCGGCACCGGTGGTCGACGCGGCGCGCGAGGCGCTGCACGCCGTCACCGGCGCCCTCGAGACGCACGACGAGACGTGGCTCGGCGGCTCGCTGTGGCGGCTGCCCGGCGCGTCCGCCAGCGGCAGCCCGCCGCTCGCCTACCCCGCGGCGTCGCCGCGGCAGCACGACTCCGCGCGGCTCGTCGAGGGCTCCTGGCCCGACCGTGCACGCGACGACGCCGGCCGCCTGCTGGTCGCGGTGCCGTCCGTCGCCGCGCGCGCGTACGGCTGGACCGTCGGCACCGTGGTGCCGGTGCGCGCCACCACCGGCGCCACGGCGGACGAGTGGCTCGTGACGGGGATGCACGAGCTGACCGGACGCCCGGGCACCTGGTCGCGCGACCGGCTGCTCGGCGGCTCGCACGACCCGCTGTTCCCCGTGCCCGGCTCGGGGGGCCGGCTCGTCACCGACGCGTGGGGTCCGATGCTCGTCGACCCGGCGGCGCTCGCCGGCGCCGACCGGGTGGAGACCGCGAACGTGGTCGTCGAGCCCGTGCTGGCCGGCGCGCCCGACGGCGCGGTCGCGGACATGCGCGCCGCCGTCGACGACGCGCAGGTCGCGCTCTCGGGCAGCCTGCGCGGCACGGGCGCCTACGGCAGCGTCCGCACCACGGTCGACCGCACCGTCGACGGGGCGTGGCGTGAGCTCACGGTCACCCGGGTCGGCGTCGTCGTGGTCGGCCTGCTGCTGACCGTGCTCGCGACGACCGTGATGCTGCTGGCGGCCCGGCTGCTCGGTGAGCGCCGGTCGGCGGAGGGTGAGCTGCTCGCCTCGCGCGGGTCGGCCCCGCACCAGCTGCGCTCGCTCGCCGTGCTGGAGGCGCTGGCCCTCGCCGTGGTGTGCGCGGCCGCCGCGCCGTGGCTCGCGCGCGGCGTGTGGTCGTGGCTGGTCGCCTCCGGCCCCCTGGCGCCGGCCGGGTTCACCGTGCCCGTGGGCGTGCCGCCCGCCGTCGTGCTCACGTGCGCCGTCGTCGCGGGCACCCTCGCCGTGGCGCTCGTCGTCCCGCAGTGGCACGTCGCCGGGTCGTCCGCGCCGTCCGCGCACGCGGGCATGGTGCGCACCGGCGCGGACCTCGCCCTCGTGGCGCTGGGCGGCGTCACGCTGTGGCAGCTGCTCGACTACGGCACGCCGATGACGGCGGGCCCCGCCGGGCCGCGGCTCGACCCGCTGCTCGCGACCGGACCGGCGCTGGTGGCGCTGGCTGCGTCGGTCCTCGCGCTGCGGCTGGTGCAGCCGGTCGCCGCGGGCGCCGACGCGCTCGCCCGTCGCTCGCGCTCCCTCGTCGCACCGCTCGCCGCCTGGCAGGTCGCCCGTCGTCCCGCGGCGGCGTCCGGCACCACGCTCGTGCTCGTCCTCGCGGTCGCGTGCGCCGTGTTCGCGCAGTCCTTCCTCCAGACGTGGCGGCTGTCCCAGCTCGAGCAGGTGGACCTCGCGACGGGCACGGACGTCCGCGTCGACGAGCTCGGCGGGAACCGGGCCGACGGCAGCCGGACCGTCCAGCAGGTCCTCGCGGCGCACCCGGGCGCGAGCGCGCAGCCGGTCGTCGACCGTTCCGCGTCCGCCGGCAAGGTCGCCGGCGCCGACGCGAGCGCCACCACCCGCGGCGTGCACCTCCTCGCCGTCGACACCACGCGCCCCCAGGCGCTCCGCGGCCGCACGGACACGTCGTGGCGCGCGGCCACCTCCGCCCTGGCGCCGGACGACCGCACGGCGCACGTCGCGCTGCCCGGCGACCCCCAGTGGCTCGTCCTCGACGTGGCCGTGACCCTGACGCCCCACGTCCCGTCCCGGGGCAGCCTCAGCGTCGTCGTCGCGGACGTGCACGGCGTCCGCACGTGGCTGGACGCGCAGCTGCCGTACATCGACCCGGGGACGACGCAGCCGTTCGCGATCGAGATCCCGCCGTCCGCCGGCCCGCTCGTGGTGGACGACGTCGTCGGGCGGTTCGCCCTGCTCGAGCCGCCGCCCGACGACACCGGGGCCGGCCCCCCCACCGACCAGGTCGTGCTCGACCTGACCCGCGTGCGGGTGGTGGACCGCTCCGTCGGTGCGGGCGCCGCCGCGGCGCTCGACGCCCCGGCGACCGCCGTCCCGCTCGCGGACGCCGCCTGGGACGGCCACGCCCTGAGCGGCGGCCTCGAGCGCCAGGTCACCGGCGAGGGCGCCGGCGACGCACTGCGGCTGGTGGGCGAGTTCGACTTCGAGACGATGGTGAACGCCAGCGCCCACCTCGTCGCCACGACGTGGCGGGTGCAGGGCTCCGCCCCCGCCACCATCTCGGCCGCGCTGGCCGAGGCGAACGACCTGCGGCCGCGCGACCGGCTGGCCCTGACCGTCGGCAACGTGTCCGTCTCGCTCTGGGTGGACACGATCGTGCCGTACCTGCCGGGGGCTCCGCGCGGACCGTCGGTGCTCGTGGACCGGGAGGCCCTCACGCGCCTGCTGCTCGCGACCGGCAGCGACCAGGACCTCGTCGACGGGTGGTGGCTCGCCGCTGCGCCCGGCGACGACGGCGTCGCGCTGGGTGCGGCCCTGCACGAGACCGGGCTCGGGGAGGTCACCGTGCGCACCGCGGAGCAGGACGTCGCGACCGGCGGGCCGCTGCGGGTGGGCGTGCCCGTCGCGCTCCGGCTCGTGGGCCTGGCGGCCGCGGCCCTGCTCGTGGTCGGCCTCGGCACGAGCGCCACGGTCGCGGTCCGCTCGCGACGGCTGGAGCTGGCCCGGCTGCAGGCGCTCGGCGCACCCCGCGGTGCCCTGGTGGGCGGGCTGGTCGCCGAGCACGCGCTGCTCGTGGCGCTGGGCACCGCCGCGGGCCTCGTGATCGGGTACGGGCTCGCCGCGGTCATCGCGCCGCTGCTCACCGTCTCGGCCGACGGCCGGTCCCCGGTGCCCGCACCCGCGCTGGTCTGGTCGTGGCTCGGCCAGCTCGGTGCCGCCGGCGCACTCGCCGCGGCGGCCTGCCTGACCGTCGCCGTCGTCGCCGTGCTGCTCGTGCGGCGCGCGTCGGGGGCGCTGCTGCGACTGGGGGACGACCGGTGA
- a CDS encoding FtsX-like permease family protein — protein MTTLHTRARAATGDALLVTRRRAAQDAALLAGTAVLLLGTLLLTLALPRLMERSADEAVRRTLSDAGTAADVVGLPPYAGPFVSDRVSPVFATADLLDDELGDLVEAPVAALRTPTFEARTPAGAFLTRLETVVESRDRDAEHVRWVAGRAPQLVPAEQQPPGGEGPRTVEAGLSAPAAAEIGLDLAGGPVRITMGRESVSAYVLVTGLYEPLDLASPVWRDAADLLGAMPTDEAASVGLQAGLYVPHAGLADLRDLNPTARLDTSVRARPAADSMTLASARSLGRQVERLAATTGQVAGDLPDVLGAFETRLTAARAQASLVVVGLAATGSLCLVLAAGLLADRRRAALAGERARGASLASVVLRALAESLPVVLAVGGLAWAVVTAVLPAHRGSVSVALAVAAVAVLAPPVLAARTAAGAWTGRRVPADRRVRARLEAGRQVRRVVVEALVVVLAVASVVSVRTRGLVPGAARDVDLLLAAAPVLVAAAASLLVVRVAPAVVRAAGRPAARARGLAAPLAVARAQGAATALTPLLAVTVAVALVVLSGVLAHTTRVGQREAASVHVGADVRLDGRLGPGRGADALGALRAAPGVDAVATGVQLPARPFEKGTGLSVTVLVVDAAELAAVRAAEGLPVDPGLAALAGADSPAGTVPALVTGDLLERAAEHVPVASPQVSLHHDVVRLDVRGPTTMQADRGAPTLDARVALPVESEDDGVAVVDRARLAAAGVTVPDPDRAWVSGPGAVAAVAALDLGPQQRTGITVTSRHGWWSAWAAAPLTASLVALQTAGVGVLALLVVLALTLVVVATARERGRTLSTLRTLGLDAATARAATLGELAPLVVGGLVGGTLIGLAVPWLIADALGLGTVTGLPGPGRVAPTAWPVAVAAAALLVALVVAVGVERSLRRRDRLGEVLRVGDR, from the coding sequence GTGACCACCCTGCACACGCGCGCCCGTGCGGCCACGGGGGACGCGCTGCTCGTCACGCGCCGCCGGGCCGCGCAGGACGCCGCGCTGCTCGCCGGCACCGCCGTGCTGCTGCTCGGCACCCTGCTGCTGACGCTCGCCCTGCCGCGCCTGATGGAGCGCAGCGCCGACGAGGCGGTGCGCCGGACGCTGAGCGACGCGGGCACCGCCGCCGACGTCGTCGGCCTCCCGCCCTACGCGGGCCCGTTCGTGAGCGACCGGGTGAGCCCCGTCTTCGCGACGGCCGACCTGCTGGACGACGAGCTGGGCGACCTCGTCGAGGCACCGGTCGCGGCCCTGCGCACGCCGACCTTCGAGGCGCGCACGCCCGCGGGTGCGTTCCTGACGCGGCTCGAGACGGTCGTCGAGTCCCGCGACCGCGACGCCGAGCACGTCCGCTGGGTCGCGGGCCGGGCACCGCAGCTCGTGCCCGCCGAGCAGCAGCCCCCCGGGGGCGAGGGCCCCCGCACCGTCGAGGCCGGCCTGAGCGCGCCCGCCGCCGCCGAGATCGGCCTCGACCTCGCGGGCGGCCCGGTGCGCATCACGATGGGGCGTGAGTCCGTCTCGGCGTACGTGCTGGTCACGGGGCTGTACGAGCCCCTCGACCTCGCGTCCCCGGTGTGGCGCGACGCCGCCGACCTCCTCGGCGCCATGCCCACCGACGAGGCCGCGTCGGTGGGCCTGCAGGCGGGGCTGTACGTGCCCCACGCGGGGCTCGCGGACCTGCGCGACCTCAACCCGACGGCGCGCCTGGACACGAGCGTGCGCGCCCGACCGGCGGCCGACTCGATGACGCTCGCGTCCGCCCGCTCGCTCGGGCGGCAGGTGGAGCGGCTCGCCGCGACGACCGGTCAGGTCGCGGGTGACCTGCCCGACGTGCTCGGCGCCTTCGAGACCCGGCTGACCGCGGCCAGGGCGCAGGCCTCGCTCGTGGTCGTCGGCCTCGCGGCGACGGGCTCGCTGTGCCTCGTGCTCGCCGCCGGGCTGCTGGCCGACCGCCGGCGCGCCGCGCTCGCGGGCGAGCGGGCCCGCGGCGCGTCCCTCGCGTCGGTGGTGCTGCGCGCGCTGGCGGAGTCACTGCCGGTCGTGCTCGCCGTCGGCGGGCTCGCGTGGGCCGTGGTGACCGCGGTGCTCCCCGCGCACCGCGGGTCCGTGTCGGTCGCGCTCGCGGTCGCCGCGGTCGCCGTGCTGGCGCCTCCGGTCCTCGCCGCCCGGACGGCCGCGGGCGCCTGGACGGGGCGCCGCGTGCCCGCCGACCGCCGGGTGCGTGCCCGCCTCGAGGCGGGCCGGCAGGTCCGCCGGGTCGTCGTCGAGGCGCTCGTCGTCGTCCTCGCCGTCGCCTCGGTCGTGTCCGTGCGCACCCGGGGCCTCGTGCCCGGCGCGGCACGCGACGTCGACCTCCTCCTCGCGGCGGCGCCCGTGCTCGTCGCGGCGGCCGCGTCGCTGCTGGTCGTGCGCGTCGCCCCGGCCGTCGTGCGCGCAGCCGGCCGGCCGGCCGCCCGGGCGCGCGGCCTCGCCGCGCCGCTCGCGGTGGCCCGCGCACAGGGCGCCGCCACCGCGCTCACGCCGCTGCTCGCCGTCACGGTCGCCGTCGCGCTCGTCGTGCTCTCCGGCGTCCTCGCGCACACGACCCGGGTCGGGCAGCGGGAGGCCGCGTCCGTCCACGTCGGCGCGGACGTCCGGCTCGACGGGCGCCTCGGCCCGGGCCGGGGCGCCGACGCCCTCGGCGCGCTGCGGGCGGCTCCCGGCGTCGACGCGGTCGCGACCGGTGTCCAGCTCCCGGCGCGGCCGTTCGAGAAGGGCACGGGGCTCTCGGTGACCGTCCTCGTGGTCGACGCCGCCGAGCTGGCCGCGGTCCGCGCCGCGGAGGGCCTCCCGGTCGACCCGGGCCTCGCGGCGCTCGCCGGCGCCGACAGCCCCGCGGGCACCGTCCCCGCGCTCGTGACCGGCGACCTGCTCGAGCGGGCCGCCGAGCACGTCCCGGTGGCGTCGCCACAGGTGTCGCTGCACCACGACGTGGTGCGGCTCGACGTGCGCGGGCCCACCACGATGCAGGCCGACCGCGGGGCACCGACCCTGGACGCGCGCGTCGCCCTGCCCGTCGAGAGCGAGGACGACGGCGTCGCCGTCGTCGACCGCGCGCGGCTCGCCGCCGCGGGGGTGACGGTCCCCGACCCCGACCGCGCCTGGGTGTCCGGCCCGGGCGCGGTCGCCGCCGTGGCGGCGCTGGACCTGGGACCGCAGCAGCGGACCGGCATCACCGTCACGTCGCGCCACGGCTGGTGGTCCGCCTGGGCGGCCGCACCGCTGACGGCGTCGCTCGTGGCGCTGCAGACGGCCGGCGTCGGGGTGCTCGCGCTGCTCGTGGTGCTCGCGCTGACGCTCGTCGTCGTCGCCACCGCCCGCGAGCGCGGACGGACGTTGTCGACGCTGCGCACGCTCGGCCTGGACGCGGCGACCGCGCGGGCCGCGACGCTCGGCGAGCTGGCGCCGCTCGTCGTCGGCGGACTGGTGGGTGGCACCCTCATCGGCCTCGCCGTGCCGTGGCTGATCGCCGACGCGCTCGGGCTCGGCACGGTGACGGGCCTGCCCGGCCCGGGACGCGTGGCGCCGACGGCGTGGCCCGTGGCCGTCGCGGCGGCGGCGCTGCTGGTGGCCCTGGTCGTCGCGGTGGGCGTCGAGCGGAGCCTGCGCCGGCGGGACCGACTCGGCGAGGTGCTGCGCGTGGGTGACCGATGA
- a CDS encoding ABC transporter ATP-binding protein, with protein MDAVDQLRVEEPLAPSTLSALEERARARPEEFGRAALIVCESLVRIYQSEGIEVQALQGLDLLVEAGEMVAVVGASGSGKSTLLSVLSGLDVPTAGRVRVGPWDLMAMNARDRVRYRRTMVGFVWQQTARNLVPYLTAAENVALPMALAGRPRKQRAADAAGLLDVLGVGYCAGRRPAQMSGGEQQRVAIATALANAPQVLLADEPTGELDTATSADVLEALRAVNRDLGTTVVVVTHDPGVSEHVQRTVAIRDGRTSSEVLRRTATRDDGTEHVVAEEFAVLDRAGRVQLPREYRETLDLVGRVRLALEQSHVEVHPDRSAEEGDR; from the coding sequence ATGGACGCCGTGGACCAGCTGAGGGTGGAGGAGCCGCTCGCACCGAGCACGCTGTCCGCGCTCGAGGAGCGTGCCCGCGCCCGACCCGAGGAGTTCGGGCGCGCGGCGCTGATCGTGTGCGAGTCGCTCGTGCGCATCTACCAGTCGGAGGGCATCGAGGTGCAGGCCCTGCAGGGCCTGGACCTGCTCGTCGAGGCGGGCGAGATGGTCGCCGTCGTGGGCGCGTCGGGGTCCGGCAAGTCGACGCTGCTGTCGGTGCTGTCGGGGCTCGACGTCCCGACGGCCGGTCGCGTGCGCGTGGGCCCGTGGGACCTGATGGCGATGAATGCACGCGACCGGGTCCGCTACCGCCGCACGATGGTCGGGTTCGTGTGGCAGCAGACCGCCCGCAACCTCGTGCCGTACCTGACGGCGGCGGAGAACGTGGCCCTGCCGATGGCGCTCGCCGGACGCCCGCGCAAGCAGCGCGCGGCGGACGCGGCGGGCCTGCTGGACGTGCTCGGCGTCGGCTACTGCGCGGGGCGCCGGCCGGCGCAGATGTCCGGCGGCGAGCAGCAGCGCGTCGCGATCGCGACGGCGCTGGCGAACGCGCCGCAGGTGCTGCTGGCCGACGAGCCGACCGGCGAGCTCGACACCGCCACGTCGGCCGACGTGCTGGAGGCGCTGCGCGCGGTCAACCGCGACCTGGGCACGACCGTCGTCGTCGTCACGCACGACCCCGGCGTCAGCGAGCACGTGCAGCGCACCGTCGCGATCCGCGACGGCCGCACGAGCTCGGAGGTCCTGCGCCGCACCGCGACCCGCGACGACGGCACGGAGCACGTGGTCGCCGAGGAGTTCGCGGTGCTGGACCGCGCCGGCCGCGTGCAGCTGCCGCGCGAGTACCGCGAGACCCTCGACCTGGTGGGCCGCGTGCGGCTCGCGCTCGAGCAGTCGCACGTCGAGGTGCACCCCGACCGCAGCGCCGAGGAGGGCGACCGATGA
- a CDS encoding ABC transporter ATP-binding protein — MTATTTAAAPGAAGAVDPIVRVEHVHRTYGSGRGAVHALRDVSLDVRPGELVAIVGRSGSGKTTLLNAIGGLDRPDEGRVLVAGQEVSALDERGLVALRRDVVSFIFQTFGLVPVLTAAENVGVPLRMRRTPVAEREARVALLLDLVGLGPHARQRPGQLSGGQQQRVAIARSLANSPRLLIADEPTGQLDTETGRAVMALIRAVVEAEGMTAIVSTHDPVMVALADRVVHLADGRLVEG; from the coding sequence ATGACCGCCACGACGACCGCCGCCGCACCCGGTGCGGCCGGCGCCGTCGACCCGATCGTCCGGGTCGAGCACGTGCACCGCACCTACGGATCCGGCCGCGGCGCCGTGCACGCGCTGCGCGACGTCTCGCTCGACGTGCGCCCGGGCGAGCTGGTCGCGATCGTCGGCCGCTCGGGCTCGGGCAAGACGACGCTGCTCAACGCGATCGGCGGGCTCGACCGGCCCGACGAGGGCCGCGTGCTCGTGGCCGGGCAGGAGGTGTCCGCGCTGGACGAGCGCGGGCTGGTCGCGCTGCGGCGCGACGTCGTCTCGTTCATCTTCCAGACCTTCGGCCTGGTGCCGGTCCTGACGGCCGCCGAGAACGTGGGCGTGCCGCTGCGGATGCGGCGCACCCCGGTGGCCGAGCGCGAGGCGCGGGTCGCGCTGCTGCTCGACCTCGTCGGGCTCGGCCCGCACGCGCGCCAGCGCCCCGGGCAGCTGTCGGGCGGTCAGCAGCAGCGCGTCGCGATCGCGCGGTCGCTGGCGAACTCGCCGCGCCTGCTCATCGCCGACGAGCCCACCGGACAGCTCGACACGGAGACGGGCCGTGCCGTCATGGCGCTCATCCGCGCGGTCGTCGAGGCCGAGGGCATGACCGCGATCGTGTCGACGCACGACCCGGTCATGGTCGCGCTCGCCGACCGCGTGGTCCACCTCGCGGACGGGCGGCTCGTCGAGGGCTGA
- a CDS encoding PhoH family protein has protein sequence MLSDPRAIRRFAEHDVVLPVVVVTELEAKRHHAELGYFARTALRLLDDLRVRHGRLDAPVPVSDEGGTLRVELNHVDDRVLPAGFRLGDNDTRILSVAANLAAEGCDVTVVSKDLPMRIKASAMGLRAEEYRAELVVDSGWTGMDTLDVSEQQMAQLWEHESLPLADVAPPLSALAGAPQDLPCHTGLVLHSPRGSALGRVTADKHVQLVRGDQDVFGVHGRSAEQRVAIDLLLDESVGIVSLGGRAGTGKSALALCAGLEAVLERRQHRKVVVFRPLYAVGGQDLGYLPGSEAEKMNPWAQAVFDTLGALVSKEVVEEVLDRDLLEVLPLTHIRGRSLHDAFVIVDEAQSLERNVLLTVLSRIGQSSRVVLTHDVAQRDNLRVGRHDGVAAVIEALKGHPLFAHVTLTRSERSPVAALVTELFEGIEA, from the coding sequence CTGCTGTCCGACCCGCGCGCGATCCGGCGGTTCGCCGAGCACGACGTCGTCCTGCCCGTGGTCGTCGTCACGGAGCTCGAGGCCAAGCGGCACCACGCCGAGCTCGGCTACTTCGCCCGCACCGCGCTGCGCCTGCTCGACGACCTGCGCGTGCGGCACGGCCGGCTCGACGCGCCCGTGCCCGTGAGCGACGAGGGCGGCACGCTGCGCGTCGAGCTCAACCACGTCGACGACCGCGTGCTGCCGGCCGGGTTCCGGCTCGGCGACAACGACACGCGGATCCTGTCGGTGGCCGCCAACCTCGCGGCCGAGGGGTGCGACGTCACGGTCGTCTCCAAGGACCTGCCGATGCGGATCAAGGCGTCCGCGATGGGCCTGCGCGCCGAGGAGTACCGCGCCGAGCTCGTCGTCGACTCCGGCTGGACGGGCATGGACACGCTCGACGTGAGCGAGCAGCAGATGGCGCAGCTCTGGGAGCACGAGTCCCTGCCGCTCGCCGACGTCGCCCCGCCCCTGTCCGCGCTCGCGGGTGCCCCGCAGGACCTGCCGTGCCACACCGGGCTCGTGCTGCACAGCCCGCGCGGGTCCGCGCTGGGCCGCGTGACGGCGGACAAGCACGTGCAGCTCGTGCGGGGCGACCAGGACGTGTTCGGCGTGCACGGGCGCTCCGCCGAGCAGCGCGTCGCGATCGACCTGCTGCTCGACGAGTCGGTCGGCATCGTCTCCCTCGGCGGGCGCGCGGGCACGGGCAAGTCGGCGCTCGCGCTGTGCGCCGGCCTCGAGGCCGTGCTCGAGCGGCGCCAGCACCGCAAGGTCGTGGTGTTCCGCCCGCTCTACGCGGTCGGCGGGCAGGACCTCGGCTACCTGCCCGGCAGCGAGGCGGAGAAGATGAACCCGTGGGCGCAGGCGGTGTTCGACACGCTCGGCGCGCTCGTGAGCAAGGAGGTGGTCGAGGAGGTGCTCGACCGCGACCTGCTCGAGGTGCTGCCGCTCACGCACATCCGCGGCCGGTCGCTGCACGACGCGTTCGTGATCGTCGACGAGGCGCAGTCCCTCGAGCGCAACGTGCTGCTCACGGTGCTCTCGCGCATCGGGCAGTCGTCGCGCGTGGTGCTCACGCACGACGTCGCGCAGCGCGACAACCTGCGGGTCGGGCGGCACGACGGGGTCGCGGCGGTCATCGAGGCGCTCAAGGGGCACCCGCTGTTCGCGCACGTGACGCTCACCCGGTCCGAGCGCTCGCCGGTCGCGGCGCTCGTCACGGAGCTGTTCGAGGGCATCGAGGCCTGA
- a CDS encoding isoprenyl transferase, with the protein MRLPHPLYGLYERRLAASLPPAQMPRHIGVILDGNRRWARSSGVSSAHGHRRGADKIGDVLAWSEDVGVEVVTLWMLSTDNLSRDPEELEPLLTVIEDVVGELAAERRWRIQAVGALDMLPTRTAEALRRAEEATADVDGLHVNAAVGYGGRREIADAVRSFLRHHAEVGTSVEELAGAFDVDHIAEHLYTKGQPDPDLVIRTSGEQRLGGFLLWQSAHSEFYFCEAYWPDFRRVDFLRALRAYAQRERRLGR; encoded by the coding sequence GTGCGCCTGCCGCACCCGCTGTACGGCCTGTACGAGCGCCGCCTGGCCGCCTCGCTGCCGCCGGCGCAGATGCCCCGGCACATCGGCGTCATCCTCGACGGCAACCGCCGGTGGGCGCGCAGCAGCGGCGTCTCCTCGGCGCACGGGCACCGGCGCGGGGCGGACAAGATCGGCGACGTGCTCGCGTGGAGCGAGGACGTCGGCGTCGAGGTCGTCACGCTGTGGATGCTGTCCACCGACAACCTCTCGCGCGACCCCGAGGAGCTCGAGCCGCTGCTCACCGTCATCGAGGACGTGGTGGGCGAGCTCGCCGCCGAGCGCCGCTGGCGCATCCAGGCGGTGGGGGCGCTCGACATGCTCCCCACGCGCACCGCGGAGGCGCTGCGACGCGCGGAGGAGGCGACGGCGGACGTCGACGGGCTGCACGTCAACGCCGCCGTCGGGTACGGCGGCAGGCGGGAGATCGCCGACGCGGTGCGGTCCTTCCTGCGGCACCACGCCGAGGTGGGGACCAGCGTCGAGGAGCTGGCCGGGGCGTTCGACGTCGACCACATCGCCGAGCACCTCTACACCAAGGGGCAGCCCGACCCCGACCTGGTGATCCGCACGTCGGGCGAGCAGCGCCTCGGTGGGTTCCTGCTGTGGCAGAGCGCCCACTCGGAGTTCTACTTCTGCGAGGCGTACTGGCCGGACTTCCGGCGCGTCGACTTCCTGCGCGCGCTGCGCGCGTACGCCCAGCGGGAGCGCCGGCTCGGGCGCTGA
- the trhA gene encoding PAQR family membrane homeostasis protein TrhA, with translation MSSTPAGPGGDTRHAADGRVGRAAEAVGDAVGDAVEAVVDEVKPRLRGWVHAGVAPFVLVASVLLVALSPTPAARWSTAVFGVSAVLLFGTSAVYHRGTWTRRVAAVLRRLDHTNIFLIIAGTYTPLAVLLLPASTARMLLTVVWVGALVGVLARVFWLHAPRWVYVPIYLALGWVAVGFMPQFWRTGGPLIVWLIAGGGLAYTVGAIIYALKRPNPSPRWFGFHEVFHVLTVIGYGCHFAAVAVAASRAG, from the coding sequence ATGAGCTCCACCCCCGCAGGCCCCGGTGGCGACACCAGGCACGCCGCGGACGGCAGGGTCGGGCGCGCCGCCGAGGCCGTCGGTGACGCGGTCGGCGACGCCGTCGAGGCGGTCGTCGACGAGGTCAAGCCCCGCCTGCGCGGCTGGGTCCACGCGGGCGTCGCCCCGTTCGTGCTCGTCGCCTCGGTCCTGCTCGTCGCGCTGTCACCCACCCCGGCCGCCCGGTGGTCCACCGCCGTCTTCGGCGTCTCCGCCGTGCTCCTCTTCGGCACGAGCGCCGTCTACCACCGCGGCACGTGGACGCGGCGCGTGGCCGCCGTCCTGCGCCGCCTCGACCACACGAACATCTTCCTCATCATCGCGGGCACGTACACGCCGCTCGCGGTGCTGCTGCTGCCGGCGTCGACGGCGCGGATGCTGCTGACGGTCGTCTGGGTCGGCGCGCTCGTCGGGGTGCTCGCGCGCGTGTTCTGGCTGCACGCGCCCCGCTGGGTCTACGTGCCCATCTACCTGGCCCTCGGGTGGGTCGCCGTCGGCTTCATGCCCCAGTTCTGGCGCACCGGCGGCCCGCTCATCGTCTGGCTCATCGCCGGCGGCGGCCTCGCGTACACGGTCGGCGCGATCATCTACGCGCTGAAGCGGCCGAACCCCAGCCCGCGCTGGTTCGGCTTCCACGAGGTGTTCCACGTGCTGACGGTCATCGGGTACGGGTGCCACTTCGCCGCGGTCGCCGTCGCGGCGTCGCGCGCGGGCTGA